The Streptomyces durmitorensis genome contains the following window.
GCGATGCCGTCCCGTATCCGCCAGGTGCCCCGGAACCCCGTCAGCTCGCGGCCCGCCACGCGCGGCCCGGGGACGAGGAGCGCCGCGCTGAACGTGCCGTCCGGATCGAGGTCGAGGCGGGCGTCCTCGAAGCCGAGCCAGCGCCCGGTGAGCGGGAACCACGTCTTGTAGACGGACTCCTTGGCGCTGAAGAGCAGCCGGTCCCAGGGGACGTCCGGATGCCGGATGCCGAGGCCGGCGAGGGCCGCGCGCTCCGTCTCGTCCGAGACCAGCTTCAGGACGTCGGCGTCGGCGAGCGGAGCGGCCGGCTCCGCGTCGATGCCGATGGACCGGACCGCCGAGGACCGGGCCACGACCGCGGCGCGGTAGCCC
Protein-coding sequences here:
- a CDS encoding 4'-phosphopantetheinyl transferase family protein encodes the protein MLESLLAAAPVTVVETREDPADPFLFPEEANVVARAVDKRRREFATVRQCARSALSELGIPPVPILPGPKGAPRWPDGIVGSMTHCAGYRAAVVARSSAVRSIGIDAEPAAPLADADVLKLVSDETERAALAGLGIRHPDVPWDRLLFSAKESVYKTWFPLTGRWLGFEDARLDLDPDGTFSAALLVPGPRVAGRELTGFRGTWRIRDGIAVTAIVLPLTPAESGT